The Psilocybe cubensis strain MGC-MH-2018 chromosome 7, whole genome shotgun sequence genome has a window encoding:
- a CDS encoding Lipid droplet phospholipase 1, translating to MWGHPKHLAEAARIVREVHASPSVDGIKLHVLVAEAVSEESTYDGVDWNGERVAKEVTQAVAELESNGDRVVRFSVTGYSLGGLIARYCIGVLHQQSFFDKVEPVNFSTIATPHCGLPRYPSFFSSLTQALGPRMLSRTGEQFYCADKWSPKGRPLLVVMADPNRIFYQALANFKHVRIYANAINDLTVPYVTAAIETTDPFADMEMNGLDIKFDEKYSCFVRDYILPDTPPQPETGSSWFRRSKSSKPSTPLLPPFLQFRFPLNMVFYALLPVIIPTFISMLLVHFALASRSSRARIKTLEQEVQKGSRQALIELISEIEKEMEEAVVDLIDNPDPTPIYQPKVSKAHPIITPNHKKIAQWLNALPLQKELAYFPAVRNSHAMIVSRDVERFEAHRAGEPVLRHWATSLVV from the exons ATGTGGGGTCATCCTAAACACCTGGCTGAGGCAGCCAGGATAGTACGCGAGGTGCATGCCAGCCCAAGTGTAGATGGCATCAAACTACATGTCCTCGTAGCAGAGGCAGTAAGCGAAGAATCAACGTATGACGGTGTCGATTGGAATGGTGAACGCGTTGCTAAAGAG GTTACACAAGCTGTCGCTGAACTAGAGAGTAACGGTGATCGCGTCGTTCGATTTTCGGTTACCGGATACAGTCTTGGTGGTCTGATTGCACGGTATTGCATTGG GGTGTTGCATCAGCAATCCTTCTTCGACAAGGTCGAGCCTGTGAATTTCAGTACTATCGCTACACCTCACTGCGGCCTCCCAAGATACCCGTCATTTTTCTCATCACTGACTCAGGCGCTTGGGCCGAGGATGCTGTCGCGCACAGGCGAACAGTTTTATTGCGCTGATAAATGGTCTCCGAAGGGGAGACCATTGCTAGTTGTGATGGCGGACCCAA ATCGTATCTTTTATCAAGCCCTTGCCAACTTCAAACATGTTCGAATATATGCCAACGC CATCAATGACTTAACAGTCCCGTATGTAACTGCGGCAATTGAGACTACGGATCCCTTTGCCGATATGGAAATGAATGGCCTTGACAT AAAATTCGACGAAAAATATTCTTGCTTTGTCCGAGATTACATTCTTCCCGATACTCCTCCCCAACCTGAAACTGGTTCAAGTTGGTTCCGGAGGTCCAAGTCTTCTAAGCCTTCCActccccttcttcctcctttcctccaattccgtTTCCCTCTTAACATG GTGTTTTATGCCCTGTTGCCAGTCATCATCCcaacattcatttcaatgTTACTCGTACATTTCGCTCTTGCAAGCCGGTCCTCTCGTGCTCGAATAAAGACGCTTGAACAAGAAGTGCAGAAAGGGAGTCGCCAAGCGCTAATAGAGTTGATTAGTGAAatagagaaagaaatggaagaggcCGTTGTTGACCTCATCGACAACCCAGACCCTACACCCATCTATCAGCCCAAAGTATCCAAAGCCCACCCCATCATAACTCCAAACCACAAAAAGATTGCCCAGTGGCTTAATGCTTTGCCACTTCAAAAGGAGCTAGCTTACTTTCCTGCGGTTCGGAACTCCCATGCGATGATTGTGTCTCGCGACGTCGAAAGATTCGAGGCTCATCGCGCTGGTGAACCTGTCTTGAGACACTGGGCTACGTCCTTGGTTGTATGA
- a CDS encoding Phosphoglucomutase, with protein MAAQVQEIPTKPFDGQKPGTSGLRKRVKVFQQEHYTENFIQAIFDSIAVQGSTLVIGGDGRYFSPETVQTILKIGSANGVSKFIVGKDAILSTPAASNIIRKYKATGGILLTASHNPGGPNADFGIKYNVSNGGPAPENVTNQIYEKTKTIKSYKILEAPPVDLSKIGEFTYGPTKVSIIDSVADYITLLESIFDFPLIKKFLDEHRSDFRVLFDGLHGVTGPYARALLVENFGLPESSIQNCVPSPDFGGGHPDPNLTYAHSLVEVVEKENIAFGAASDGDGDRNMIYGKGAFVTPSDSVAIIAHWADTIPYFKKGGVKGLARSMPTSKAIDLVAKKKGLEIFEVPTGWKFFGNLMDAGRLSICGEESFGTGSDHIREKDGIWAVVAWLNILAAANRDSPNKLIGINDLLNEFYSIYGRSFFSRYDYEEVPSEGANALVAHLNDALKSGSLNNTVHTSASTSTKYTVSGLYDFEYKDPIDHSVSKNQGQVITFSDGSRVVFRLSGTGSQGATVRMYVERYLGPEAGAAALSEPAADGLKSLIEVALEISKLKEFLGRDEPTVITVSLLFDTGLRIG; from the exons ATGGCTGCTCAAGTACAGGAAATCCCAACCAAGCCCTTCGATGGACAAAAACCGGGTACATCTGGACTCAGGAAACG CGTCAAGGTCTTCCAGCAAGAG CACTACACCGAAAACTTCATCCAAGCTATTTTTGACTCCATTGCCGTCCAAGGATCTACTCTCGTCATTGGCGGAGATGGCCGCTATTTCTCACCGGAGACTGTGCAAACCATCCTGAAAATTGGATCCGCAAACGGTGTCAGCAAATTTATTGTCGGCAAGGATGCCATTCTGTCTACCCCTGCTGCCTCAAACATAATCAGGAAGTACAAGGCTACTGGTGGTATTTTGCTCACCGCCAGTCACAATCCAGGAGGCCCCAACGCAGATTTTGGCATCAAATACAACGTGTCAAACGGTGGTCCTGCTCCCGAGAATGTCACTAATCAAATCTACGAAAAGACAAAGACCATCAAGAGCTACAAAATTCTTGAGGCTCCTCCC GTCGATCTCTCTAAAATCGGAGAATTCACTTATGGACCTACCAAGGTGTCAATCATTGACTCTGTTGCCGATTACATCACTCTGCTTGAGTCCATCTTCGATTTCCCTTTGATCAAGAAGTTCCTTGATGAACACAGATCCGACTTTCGCGTTCTTTTCGACGGCTTGCACGGTGTCACCGGACCATACGCCCGCGCACTGCTTGTTGAAAACTTTGGATTGCCGGAATCGTCTATTCAAAACTGCGTACCATCCCCTGATTTCGGAGGAGGTCACCCCGACCCCAATTTGACCTACGCCCACAGTCTAGTAGAAGttgttgaaaaggaaaacataGCTTTTGGAGCAGCTAGCGATGGCGACGGCGACAGGAACATGATCTATGGAAAGGGTGCCTTCGTGACACCCTCCGATTCAGTTGCTATTATCGCTCACTGGGCAGATACAATTCCTTACTTTAAGAAAGGTGGAGTGAAAGGATTGGCCCGGAGCATGCCTACTAGTAAAGCCATTGACTTGGTCGCTAAGAAGAAGGGATTAGAGATTTTCGAAGTGCCAACTG GGTGGAAATTCTTTGGTAACCTCATGGATGCTGGACGCCTCTCTATCTGTGGTGAGGAATCGTTTGGTACCGGTTCTGATCATATCCGCGAGAAGGATGGAATATGGGCAGTTGTTG CCTGGTTAAACATTCTTGCAGCAGCAAACCGGGACTCTCCCAACAAGCTGATCGGAATCAATGATTTGTTAAACGAATTTTACTCCATTTATGGACGTTCGTTTTTCAGCCGCTATGACTATGAGGAGGTACCTTCAGAAGGCGCGAACGCTCTCGTTGCGCATTTGAACGATGCACTGAAATCCGGGTCCCTCAACAACACCGTACATACCTCTGCGTCAACCTCCACCAAGTACACTGTTTCCGGACTGTATGACTTTGAATACAAGGACCCTATCGATCACTCCGTCTCGAAGAACCAGGGCCAGGTTATCACTTTCTCCGATGGCTCCCGCGTTGTCTTCAGGTTGAGTGGAACTGGAAGCCAGGGGGCCACTGTACGTATGTATGTGGAACGCTATCTTGGCCCCGAGGCCGGAGCCGCTGCCCTCAGTGAACCCGCCGCAGATGGCCTTAAAAGCTTGATCGAAGTCGCCTTGGAAATCAGCAAGCTTAAGGAGTTCTTGGGGCGCGATGAGCCCACCGTCATCACCGTGAGTCTTCTGTTCGATACTGGGCTTCGCATTGGCTGA